The Halorussus gelatinilyticus genome contains the following window.
CGAGACCACGACCGACGCGGCCCCCGCCAACGATGATGACACGCATTGGAATGACGTCGAGTACTTCTGCGATGTGTCTGGCAAAACCTCCTTCGAAAACGACCGTTGCCAAAATTACGAGGAATACCGTTCCGACGAGGGTCGTTGCTGCCTCGGGACTGGACGACCGAAGTTGTAACGCGAAGAGGGTCGCGACGCTCGCCGGGATGATTCCGCGCGGGGCGACGGTACTCATGAAGAGTTGTTCCCGAAACGTGAACTGATCGCCGTAGGTACTAATCAAGACTTGAAGTGGGCGAACGAGACACGTGACTCCAAGGACCACGAGGAGACCCCCAACGCCCAGTGCCAGCAAGTCGTCGAACGAGAGCAGTGATGCAAGGACAATGAAGACAAATGATAGCACGACGAGAGTGATATCGCCCTTGAACGCGGCGATTTCGTCTTCGTAGGGGAGATCGGCATTGCCGAGGAGGACGCCAGCTGTTGCGACAGCGGCGATCCCTGATTCGTGGGACAGCGCTTCTGCAACCCCATAGGTTGCGATTGCACCGATAAGGATAATGAGCCGTGAGTTCTGGACGGCGTTCGTTGGCGATAAGTCAACGTGTTTGAGCAGGTACCACAGGATGCTCGCGGCGAGCACGCCGACGAGGATACCAACACCGAGTCGAGTGATGAACGATTGAAACAGGCTCGTCGTCTCGGGATTCCCTGGCGTAACGAGATCGAACACGACGACGGAGAGAATCGCTGCCGTCACGTCGTTGACGATCCCTTCCGTTTCGAGTGCTGCCCCAACCCGGTCACGCACCGGCACGACGTCTAGGAGCGGTGTAATGACGGTGGGTCCTGTTGCGACGAGTAAAGCTCCAATGAGAAGTGCCAGTCCCCATGAAGTACCGAGCGCGAGTCGGACAACGATGGCAGTTCCGACCAGCCCGATGATTGCACCGACCGTTCCGAGACGGAACGCGGCCCGTGGCGTCTGGCGAAGCTTCTCCCGTTTCAGGTGGAAGGCGCCCTCGAACACGATGATTGCGACACTCAGGCCAACGATTGCCGGGAGTGACGAGCCGAAGGCCGCTGGCGTGATAATGCCGAGTCCCTCTGGTCCCACCGCAATGCCGGCAAGGATGAGAAACAGGACGCTTGGAATTTCCAGCCGGTCGGCTAACACCTGGGCAGCGACACCCAACCCTAAGATGGTCACCACAAGGGGAAGTAATCCAGTCCCCGCACTCACGATCGAGACACCTGTCTGGATGAATTCGCCCGTGATATAAAGGTGCCGTGAAATTCAGGTACTATTGAGAATCCTCTACGCCCAGTGGAGAGGATTGACTGAACCGGAACCCCTTTTCGGGCCGTTGTAAAAGGGTTTGTATGCGAGTCACAGACGTCGAGACGTTCGTGGTTGATGCCGACTGGCGCAACTGGTTCTTCGTCCAAGTTGAAACAGATAAAGGGATTACTGGTGTCGGAGAAGCACTGAGTGGTGAAGGACTCACAGCCGCGTTAGAGGCGACTGCGGAGGCCCACAAACACTACGTCATCGGGGAGGACCCCCTCAACCGAAAGAAGATCAATCGCCAACTCCGCCGATATCCGTTTGCATGGCGGGCTGGGAAGCTCATTAACGCCGTCTCCGCAGCGTTCGATATCGCGCTCTGGGACATCGCCGGGAAGTATTACGATGAGCCCGTCTGGAAACTCCTCGGCGGGAAGGTGCGGGACGAGATCCCCGTCTATGCCAACGGCTGGCACATCGGCGAACGTACCCCCGAGAACTACGCCCATCACGCCAAGAAGGCCGTCGAGGAACAGGGCTATCCCGCGTTGAAGTGCGATCCGTTCGCCCACTATGAGTACTCGCTGTCAGACGATCAGATCGAGGAGGTTGCGGAACTCCTCGAAGCGGTTCGTGACGCCGTCGGTTGGGACGTCGGTATCGCGCTCGACTGCCACGGTCGATTCACGCGGCGAGGTGCAATCGAGGTCGCAGATGCCCTCGAAGAGTACGACATCATGTTCCTCGAAGAACCCGTCGAGCTGGAGGACCGGGACGTGATGGCGGACGTCACCCAGCACGTCGACATGCCGGTGGCGACGGGTGAACGCCTATACAACAACGAAACGCTGGAAGATGTCGTCCGCAAGCAGGCCTGCGATATCGTCCAACCGGACGTAACCAACTACGGGAGCCTTCAGGAGGTCCAGCACGCCGCAGCCATCGCGAAGTCACGCTACCTGACGGTCGCGCCGCACAATCCGAATGCAGGCATCAGTACGGCAGCGTCCGTCCATCTCTGCGCAGGGATCGAGAATCTCGAAGTGCTTGAACATATGAGCCGTGACGTCGAGTGGGGCGACGAGATCATCTAACACGACTTCGAGGTCGAAGATGGGACGATAGCGGTTCCCGACGAACCGGGGCTCGGTGTCGAGTTCGATGCCGACGCCGCACGTGAGTATCCCGGCGAGCCCAAGGATAGTCACAGTCTCTTCGACGAGGAGGGCGCGCTAAAGCGGCCATAACCAGTTTTAGGGGAAATTGGAAGTCATCGGACAGTACCGTTACTCCTCACCCGTCGTGGCATCCGGACGGGTGAGGAGGTATCCGAAACCGTACAGCACTGCTGCAACGACGACTGCGAGGAGTGTAACGAGTCCTGCTGGGATACCGCTTAGGAGACGTACCGTGCGGCCATAGCTGTCACGGTCGAGTTGCAATCGATTCCAGCAGCGGGAACCGACTACCTGAGGGTGAATGCGGTCGAGCCACGATGGCTCCGCAAGTGCAACATTCGTGTCATCCGAATCGGCCTCCATATCGGGGAGAGGGTACTGCTCTCAGAAATACGTAGTGCTCCGATTGTCATTCCACACGGTAGCGTCTTCATTGCTAGTGTAGCAGACGATTGACCGTATTCTGGATCAACGGGCACAACTTCCGGGAGTATTTATGGCTCGCCTGCGAAGAAGTACGTAACCGAAAGACGCGCAGTCCCGTGTCCGGTCACAGGGAATTTCGTCCGCGAGGTGGTTTTGGCTAGCGGTTCATCGAAGACCTTCCTCATCGGACGGGAGTCCACACGGTACTGTGGTGACGGGACTCCAAGCCGTTACCGTGCTCGTGGACTGCTATGATCGGCAGGTAACTATGGAAATCGAAATTGCGACAATCGGCGGCTACGAGGAAGTTGGCCGCCAGATGACCGCGGTCCGTGCCGGAGAGGACATCGTCATCTTCGACATGGGGCTCAACCTCTCGAACGTACTGATTCACGACAACGTCCAGACCGAACAACTGCACTCGCTCGACCTCATCGACATGGATGCGATTCCGGACGACCGCATCATGAGCGATCTCGAAGGCGATGTGCAGGCCATTGTGCCGACCCATGGTCACCTCGACCACATCGGCGCGATTAGCAAACTCGCCCATCGCTATAATGCTCCGATCGTGGCGTCGCCGTTTACGCTGGAACTCGTCAGAGAGGAAATCCAGGACGAGGGGAAGTTCAACGTCGAAAACGACCTGGTGGAGATGGACGCGGGCGAAACGATGGGCATCGGCGAACACTGCGAGCTTGAATTCGTCAACGTGACCCACTCCATTATCGACGCCATCAACCCGGTCCTCCACACGCCCGAGGGTGCAATCGTCTACGGCCTCGACAAGCGGATGGACCACACGCCGGTGCTCGGTGACCCCATCGACATGAAACGGTTTCGGGAACTAGGTCGTGAGAGGAACGGCGTGTTGTGTTACATTGAAGATTGTACCAACGCAAACAAGAAGGGTCGGACCCCCAGCGAAGCCGTCGCTAGAAGTCAACTCCGAGACCTCATGATGAGCCTTGAGGACTTCGACGGCGGCATCCTTGCCACGACGTTTGCCAGTCACATCGCTCGGGTCACGAATCTCGTCGAATTCGCAAAGGAAATCGGACGCCAACCAGTCCTCCTCGGGCGGTCGATGGAGAAGTACTCCGGGGCAGCCGAACGCCTCGGGGCCACAACCTTCCCCGAGGATCTCGGCATGTACGGCCATCGCAAGTCCGTAGACCGGACATTCAAACGCATCATGAAAGAGGGCAAGGAGAACTTCCTGCCAGTCGTGACGGGCCACCAGGGCGAACCGCGGGCAATGCTCACTCGGATGGGCCGTGGGGAGACACCGTACGATCTTGACAACGGCGACAAGGTTATCTTCTCGGCAGGGATCATTCCTGAGCCGACCAACGAGGGCCAGCGCTACCAGTCCGAGCGCCTCCTGAAGATGCAGGGCGCCCGCATCTACGACGACGTCCACGTCTCTGGCCATATCTCGCAGGAAGGGCATTACCAGATGCTCAATACGCTCCAGCCCCAGCACGTAATTCCGGCGCACCAGAACATGCAGGGCTTTTCGGGCTATGTTGACCTCGCAGAGAGTCAAGGCTACAAGCTTGGCCGTGACCTGCACGTGACTTCCAACGGAAATACGATTCAGTTGGTGTAAAGAACGTTCGTTAATCGCGCTCGAAAACGACAACTCATATCCCCGTTCTACTGTACTGTCTCTCCATGCAAGATAACTCTCTTACCGTCGATCTAGAGTTTGGTGAAACTGAACTGATACCTGCGATTGCACAGGACGTCGAGACGGACGAGATTCTGATGCTCGCGTACGTCTCACCGGACGCGCTTGCGAAAACCCAGAATACGGGTCTCGCTCACTACTACTCTCGTAGCCGCGATGAGCTGTGGCAGAAGGGCGGCTCTAGCGGACACGTCCAACGCGTCGAGGAGATCCGAGTTGATTGCGATGGGGATGCGCTGCTCTACCGTGTTGAACAGGAGGGCGGGGCCTGCCATACGGGGTACCGCTCGTGTTTCTATCGAACGCTCGACGGGGACATCGTCGGAGAGAAAGTATTCGATCCTGACGAAGTATACGAGTAGCCCCCACCAACGAACGGCGTGGAACTGATAGCGGGAGGTGGAGTTGAACCACCGATCTCCAGGTCATGAGCCTGGCGGAATCACCGGGCTATCCTATCCCGCTGTACCGCCGTTTGGACACCGAGCAGTTAACGGTTTGGAACACGCCGTCCCATCACCACGATGAATTCAGCGATACTCACTTATCGGGTCCATCGCCAACTGATTTCGTCTACTCCAGAATGATACATTCCTTTAGAGACGTTCCCACAGTTGGGACAATTAACGGTGAAAATCGAGTACTCATCGGGCGTGACTTCCTGATCGGAGTCGCAGGCAGGACACACAACCTCAATCGGTGCCATCACCGATACTTTCAGTCTCCGATATCTAATGGTTGTTGCCCAATCTAAATGCACTCCTTCTGTACGAGGCGTAACGGTTCAGTGTACCCACTGTCCATTGACGTTTGACAAAATAAGATTCTAAAAGCTCGATGTGCATATTCCGAGGGCTTTGTTGAAACCCTTGCTGAGGAGCATGACGAATGATTACTAGGAGATAAGATGGATGTCCTCCCGAAATCACGTCTTCTCCGATTCGTTGAGCGTGCTATGGTGCTGGCTCGACGTGCTGTTACACGGTTCTCAACCCGATATTCA
Protein-coding sequences here:
- a CDS encoding cation:proton antiporter domain-containing protein encodes the protein MSAGTGLLPLVVTILGLGVAAQVLADRLEIPSVLFLILAGIAVGPEGLGIITPAAFGSSLPAIVGLSVAIIVFEGAFHLKREKLRQTPRAAFRLGTVGAIIGLVGTAIVVRLALGTSWGLALLIGALLVATGPTVITPLLDVVPVRDRVGAALETEGIVNDVTAAILSVVVFDLVTPGNPETTSLFQSFITRLGVGILVGVLAASILWYLLKHVDLSPTNAVQNSRLIILIGAIATYGVAEALSHESGIAAVATAGVLLGNADLPYEDEIAAFKGDITLVVLSFVFIVLASLLSFDDLLALGVGGLLVVLGVTCLVRPLQVLISTYGDQFTFREQLFMSTVAPRGIIPASVATLFALQLRSSSPEAATTLVGTVFLVILATVVFEGGFARHIAEVLDVIPMRVIIVGGGRVGRGLAERLEDRGENVVIIEQDQATVETARNAGFTVHHGNGANSDVLTSAGAENAKIVAAATGDDDANLLVAQLANSKFDVETVIARVNTPGNAEAFEELGVRAISADESIAQSMDNAVERPALSEWMSELGRTGDVQEIEVTAERLVGKTISDLDRELPDGVLIALVSRDGESQIPEPDLLLQQGDHLTFVGRRNAVHEALERCHPELHA
- a CDS encoding mandelate racemase/muconate lactonizing enzyme family protein; its protein translation is MRVTDVETFVVDADWRNWFFVQVETDKGITGVGEALSGEGLTAALEATAEAHKHYVIGEDPLNRKKINRQLRRYPFAWRAGKLINAVSAAFDIALWDIAGKYYDEPVWKLLGGKVRDEIPVYANGWHIGERTPENYAHHAKKAVEEQGYPALKCDPFAHYEYSLSDDQIEEVAELLEAVRDAVGWDVGIALDCHGRFTRRGAIEVADALEEYDIMFLEEPVELEDRDVMADVTQHVDMPVATGERLYNNETLEDVVRKQACDIVQPDVTNYGSLQEVQHAAAIAKSRYLTVAPHNPNAGISTAASVHLCAGIENLEVLEHMSRDVEWGDEII
- a CDS encoding ribonuclease J, with the protein product MEIEIATIGGYEEVGRQMTAVRAGEDIVIFDMGLNLSNVLIHDNVQTEQLHSLDLIDMDAIPDDRIMSDLEGDVQAIVPTHGHLDHIGAISKLAHRYNAPIVASPFTLELVREEIQDEGKFNVENDLVEMDAGETMGIGEHCELEFVNVTHSIIDAINPVLHTPEGAIVYGLDKRMDHTPVLGDPIDMKRFRELGRERNGVLCYIEDCTNANKKGRTPSEAVARSQLRDLMMSLEDFDGGILATTFASHIARVTNLVEFAKEIGRQPVLLGRSMEKYSGAAERLGATTFPEDLGMYGHRKSVDRTFKRIMKEGKENFLPVVTGHQGEPRAMLTRMGRGETPYDLDNGDKVIFSAGIIPEPTNEGQRYQSERLLKMQGARIYDDVHVSGHISQEGHYQMLNTLQPQHVIPAHQNMQGFSGYVDLAESQGYKLGRDLHVTSNGNTIQLV
- the hisI gene encoding phosphoribosyl-AMP cyclohydrolase; amino-acid sequence: MQDNSLTVDLEFGETELIPAIAQDVETDEILMLAYVSPDALAKTQNTGLAHYYSRSRDELWQKGGSSGHVQRVEEIRVDCDGDALLYRVEQEGGACHTGYRSCFYRTLDGDIVGEKVFDPDEVYE